In one window of Armatimonadota bacterium DNA:
- a CDS encoding Gfo/Idh/MocA family oxidoreductase has translation MALRIAIVGMGGIGNTHARVYQDDALSEIVAVCDIIHERADKASQAYGVPAFYSVKEMLASDIRIDAASMCTAGKENGGDHYVPTMELLEGGIPVLGEKPISNEIEKGREMVALAKQKKLPYAINLNHRFTPAAIRAKEWGDSGRLGKLHIINMTMWINNPNETSPWFHLRALHPHSIDVMRYFCGSVKSVHAFLMKGEGRTIWSNAQINMHFENDVVGHLTGSYDAGGSFGLERCEVVGSKGRFVLDDACEVLTWYPRFSQEKETYYYLGGMMSFGETFKSRIHKWLEQMTEGVKPEEVDASGADALAAQEIIEGAIRSWETHSVVDLA, from the coding sequence ATGGCCTTACGAATCGCAATTGTCGGCATGGGTGGGATCGGGAATACCCACGCCCGCGTCTATCAGGACGACGCCCTTTCGGAAATCGTAGCGGTCTGCGACATCATCCACGAACGCGCGGACAAGGCATCGCAGGCCTACGGGGTGCCGGCGTTTTACAGCGTTAAGGAGATGCTCGCCAGCGACATTAGAATCGACGCGGCGAGCATGTGCACGGCGGGCAAGGAGAACGGCGGCGACCATTACGTGCCCACGATGGAGTTGCTCGAGGGCGGCATTCCGGTGCTCGGCGAGAAGCCCATCTCCAACGAGATCGAGAAAGGCCGCGAGATGGTCGCTCTGGCGAAGCAGAAGAAGCTGCCCTACGCGATTAACCTGAACCACCGCTTCACGCCGGCCGCCATTCGCGCCAAGGAGTGGGGGGACAGCGGGCGGCTGGGCAAGCTCCACATCATCAACATGACGATGTGGATCAACAACCCGAACGAGACGTCGCCGTGGTTCCATCTGCGCGCGCTGCATCCGCACTCGATTGATGTGATGCGCTACTTCTGCGGATCGGTGAAGAGTGTGCACGCGTTCCTGATGAAGGGCGAGGGGCGCACGATCTGGTCGAACGCTCAGATCAATATGCATTTCGAGAACGATGTCGTCGGCCACCTGACGGGCAGCTACGACGCCGGGGGGAGCTTCGGCCTCGAGCGCTGCGAGGTGGTTGGCTCCAAAGGGCGCTTCGTGCTCGATGACGCCTGCGAAGTGCTGACGTGGTACCCGCGCTTCTCGCAGGAGAAGGAGACGTACTATTACCTCGGCGGGATGATGAGCTTCGGGGAGACCTTCAAGTCGCGCATCCACAAGTGGTTGGAGCAAATGACGGAAGGCGTGAAGCCGGAGGAGGTGGACGCGTCCGGTGCCGACGCGCTCGCCGCGCAGGAGATCATTGAGGGGGCGATCAGGTCCTGGGAAACGCATTCGGTCGTGGACCTGGCGTGA